The genomic stretch GAGCGCGGAATACCGCCGTGTCCGCGCCGCTCAGTAGCCAGTCATCGCTGTGACTGGTACCTGGCAGATGACCGCCTTTGAGCAGCACGGCCTGGCATGGCAGGGCGCGCAGTGCTGCGCTCATCGCTTCAAGCTGTGACTCCTGCTCGCAGAGCGGCAGACCAGTCAGCGCCGCGGCTTCTGGCAGGTTAGGCGTGATCAGGGTCGCCAGTGGCAGTAATTCCCGCTGCAGGCTGTCGATTGCCGCACTTTGCAGCAGTAAATCGCCACTGGTGGCCACCATGACCGGATCCAAAACCACAAAACGCGGCTGATACTGACGCAGTTTACGCGCCACAGCGGCAATGATGTTACTGTCGGCCAGCATACCAATTTTGACCGCGACGATATCGAGATCGCTGAACACCGCATCGAGCTGACTTTCTACATGTTCAACCGGCACCGGCAGAATGGCACTGACACCTTGGGTGTTTTGCGAGGTTATGGCAGTAATCACGCTGCAGGCATAACCGCCTGTTGCTGAGATGGCTTTGATATCGGCCTGGATACCGGCGCCGCCGCCACTGTCTGAACCGGCAATGGTCAGCACAATCGGTGTATTAAGAGAGGATTGGGATTGATTATCTGATTGAGGCATTTGGGCTCCTAATCGTCCGACAATCAGGAACCGGTTTAGCACCACCTGTCAGGTTTTGCTAAACAGCCGCCGCGAGGCGGTCATGTTGGGGGAGATGACAGGGGGAGCTATTAGATCTCAACCCGCCTACAAGCCTTACCACAACACTATAGTTCCCTACGTCAGTACTAACTGAATCAGGTTCTACGGGTCTCGCGATGACGCTTTGCCTGTGGCAAATCTTCCGGCGATCTCAGCTTTACAGCTCCCCGACTATAAGGCGCAGATGATAACAGATATTTTTACTACTGTTGATCACTGAGCGCTACTTTTGCTCGATTGACGCACTCAATCTTGTCTAGAGTGGTTAGTTGATAACACTTCTCACTAAGATTGGTTTTATGCGACACTAGTAGGTAAAGGTACTCAGGAGTCAGTTTACATGGGCGCTGTATCCGCTTCATTTACGCGAATCTGCAATTTGCTCGAATATATTCACCAACATCTAGACCAGCCTTTATCGCTGGATCGGCTTTCACAGCAGAGTTGCTGGTCGCGCTGGCAGTTGCAACGGGTATTTCACAATGAAACCGGTCTGACGGTGGCGAACTATGTACGCGAGCTTAAGCTGAGTGAAGCCGCTGAGCGTCTTGTATGCAGTCAGGAGCGAGTGATTGATATTGCACTGGCCCTCGGTTTTAGCTCTGAAGTCAGTTTTAGTCGCACCTTTAAACATCATTTCGGTATCAGTCCGCGCCAATATCGCCAGCAAGGGCAGCGCACAGGCTTACGTAAACCATTGCAGGTGCAACAATTTGCGCCGCGTGGTGAGCGCTGTACTCGTCTGGTTGATGTTCGGCTGGAAAGCCAAGCAGAATTTGAGTTGTTCGGTGTCGCCACGACTATCCGCGGTTTACTCTCTTCACAACCGGATTTCACGACTCAGGTGCCGAAAATCTGGCAGACATATTTTTCTTGTCCAAGCGATAGCAAGCCTGGTCCCTTAACGGGCGTCATCGATGTGACCCGGGTCGGCAGTGAACATGGTCAGCTGCGCTACTGGGCGACTGGAAGTCATTGGATGGCGGGGTTAAATTCGGTGCGTATTCCGGCGCAAACTTATGCGGTGGTGAAACATTGCGGACCGGTTTCGCAACTGGCTGATACTCTGGAATGGTTTATTTTTGAATGGCTGCCGGATTCTCCTTATCGGGGAGTGGACGGATTTGAGCTGGAGCGCTATCCGGCTGATTACAACTGTGCCTGCGATAACGCGGCAATGGAATACTGGTTACCGATTACCGCACGAACGGATTAACATGCTCCAAATTGTTAACTTTCCGTGGTGTACTTTGCTTAGAATACAAATGATATGTATTCTCATAAATAAAAGCAGGGTAGTTATTTCACATGGCTGTTGTTAAGCATTCTACATTTTCTCCGATCGCTGTTGCGATCATGGCGGCTTTCGCCACTCCATTTGTCTTGGCAGCGCAAGCAGACAATCCACCAGTCGATACGGTCACTATACTGGGCAAAACCTATCGCAACACCGCAACGAAAACCACGTTAGCACCGCAAGAAACGCCTCAGGGCATCAGCGTGATTGAAGGGGAGCAACTGCAGCAGCGTGCTGTCACCTCACTTGGCCAGGCGGTACGTTACGCGCCGGGTGTGGTGACGGAAACCAAAGGTGGTTCAGTCACCTTACTTGATAATTTCTATATTCGTGGTTTTGAATCTAATCAGAGCTATTACGATGGTATGTTGGTGCAGTACCTGAAAGGCTGGAACCTGCAGCCGCAGATTGATCCGATTGCGATGCAACAGGTGGAAATTTTTAAAGGGCCGACCTCTGTGCTGTATGGTGCCATGCCGCCTGGCGGCATGGTGAATGTGATTGCTAAAAAACCGCAGCCCCAGCGACATACTGAGCTGTCGGTTTCCGGCGGTTCGCGTAACCTCAAACAGGTCACACTCGATACCACCGGTCCGCTTGGGGATGGCGACCTGCGCTATCGTTTGCTGGCTAAATCCCGTAAACAGGATGGTCAGGTCGATGGCACTGAAGAAGAACGTTACGTGATTGCCCCGTCTCTGGACTGGCAAATTACGGACGATACGTTACTCAACCTGAATCTGTACTATCAAAAAGATCCGGATATGGGAATGAATTCCGCTTTGCCGGCATCAGGTACCGTAACCGGAAATCCATATGGTTCAACGTCGCCATCGACCTCGGCCGGTGACCGTAACTGGAGCAAGTTTGAGCGGGAATTTTGGATGCTAGGCTACAAAATCCAGCATGATTTCAATGCCGAGTGGTCTTTGCTGCAAAGTCTGCGTTATACCGATGCCACGCTTTATCAGGAAAACACCTATCACAGCGCCGGACAATTTGATGCCGTGACGGGCAATCTGCAGCGCAACATCTACAGCACGGATGAAGATTCGCACGGCATTGTGGTCGATAACCAGTTGTCAGGTCAGGTTAGCTGGGGCAGTGTTGAACACAACCTGTTGTTGGGTATCGATTATCAGCGTCTCAAGGGCAATTCGGACTATCGGACTTATCAGACTACTGAGAGCGATTTTGGCGCATTCAACCTCTTTGCACCTGACAATAACCTGTTGGATCGCAGTAGCCTCACGCAGACGGATTTGTATGCCTACGATATATCCATCAAACAGTTGGGTTTCTACTTTCAGGATCAGTTACGCTGGAATCGCTGGGTGCTGATTGGCGGCGGCCGCTTTGATCATTATACCAGCAGCAGTGAGGTGTCCGGTTACAGCACGGATGCGGATGATAATGAGTTTACCTATCGGGTCGGTGCATTATACGAATTTGATTCTGGCCTGGCGCCTTTTGCCAGCTTCGCGACCAGCTTCTCTCCGGTTGCCGGGGGCGACAGCCAATTCGGCCAGCCGTTTAAGCCTGAAACCGGTAAACAGGTGGAAGTCGGGGTCAAATATCAATCGGCGGATATGAGCAAGCAAGGCAGCATCTCTTTGTACCATATCCTCAAAAACGATGTTGTGGTGACCGATCCTTCTTCCGCGGATTATCAGGATGATATTCAGGTCGGCGAAGTACGTTCACAGGGGATCGAAGTCGAAGGGCGCTGGTGGGTAACACCTGGCTGGGATATTGCCGCCAGTTACACCTATTCCGATGTTGAGGTTACTAAAGACAGCGCCAACGGCCTGCAGGGCACGACACCGATTTACGTCCCTGAGCACAGCGCCACACTGTGGAGCACCTATCAGATTGATCAGGGAGTGCTTGATGGCAGCCGGGTCAGCGCAGGCGCACGTTATGTCGGCAGCATGATGATGGATGCGACGAATACCCAGGGCAAAGTACCGGACTACACCATGGTTGATTTGTCGCTGGGCTACGACTTGGGCAAAATCAGTGAGCGTCTGCAGGGCGTCAGCGCCGACGTGATTGCCAGCAATCTGTTAGATGAAAAATCCTATACCTGTTACGACAATATGAACTGCTGGTACGGAGCGGAGCGTACGATTGAAGTCAAACTGGGTTACCAGTTCTGAGTTAAGCACAGAGAACAAAACGCCCGGCGAAAGCCGGGCGTTTTGTTCGTCATCAGCCAGTGATTATCTATGTAGATCAGGCTGTAGCACTGACGCCTTGCTTGGCTTTTTGACGCATCCCCAGCACTATGGTCAGACCGAAGGCGACCGCAAACGAAATCACCATACCCACCACGTAGTAACCGATTTTTTCCGGATTGATGGAGATAATGCCCGGAATACCGGCTGCGCCCAAAGCGTGTGCTTTTACGTGGAACAAGGTCAGGAAAGCGCCGGATACCGCAGCACCAATAATCGCAGCGATAAACGGGTAGCGTAGCTTGAGGTTAACGCCGAACATGGCGGGTTCAGTGATGCCAAGTAGCGCTGTAATACCCGATGGCATCGCGATGCCTTTTTGTTTCACGTCTTTGGTGGTAAATGCCACTGCCAATGCAGCCGCGCCCTGTGCAACGTTCGACATTGCTGCAATTGGGAAGATGAACGTACCGCCTGTGGTGACGACATCAGCCAGCAACTGGGTTTCAATCGCGATAAAGCTGTGGTGCATACCGGTAATGACAAACGGAGCGTAAATCAGGCCAAATACCGCACCGCCAACGAAACCCGCTGAGTCATATAACCAACTCAGGCCATCACCGAGCATAAAGCCAACATCACGGGTAATAGGGCCAACCAGAGTGAAGGTCAGAAAGCCGGTGATAAAAATTGCCAGCATCGGAGTCAGCAGGTTATCGAGTACCGAAGGGACAACCTTACGCAGCCCCAGCTCAACTTTGGCCAGAATAAATGCCGAGACCAGAACCGGCAGTACAGAGCCCTGAT from Vibrio ostreae encodes the following:
- a CDS encoding sucrose-specific PTS transporter subunit IIBC, whose amino-acid sequence is MDYPVIAKQLLEHLGGKENLQALAHCATRLRLAVKDENKIDEKAIDGLQGVKGQFKVAGQYQIIFGSGIVNQVYAEMAKLTGMAEMSTNDVAAAGADKQNLLQRAVKGLSDIFVPIIPAIVAGGLLMGLFNVLTAKGLFIDGQSLIDANPGLADLASMINTFANAPFVYLPVLLAFSASRKFGGNPFLGAALGMLMVHPDLLNGWGFGSAAVHGTVPTWNILGLEIEKVGYQGSVLPVLVSAFILAKVELGLRKVVPSVLDNLLTPMLAIFITGFLTFTLVGPITRDVGFMLGDGLSWLYDSAGFVGGAVFGLIYAPFVITGMHHSFIAIETQLLADVVTTGGTFIFPIAAMSNVAQGAAALAVAFTTKDVKQKGIAMPSGITALLGITEPAMFGVNLKLRYPFIAAIIGAAVSGAFLTLFHVKAHALGAAGIPGIISINPEKIGYYVVGMVISFAVAFGLTIVLGMRQKAKQGVSATA
- a CDS encoding AraC family transcriptional regulator produces the protein MGAVSASFTRICNLLEYIHQHLDQPLSLDRLSQQSCWSRWQLQRVFHNETGLTVANYVRELKLSEAAERLVCSQERVIDIALALGFSSEVSFSRTFKHHFGISPRQYRQQGQRTGLRKPLQVQQFAPRGERCTRLVDVRLESQAEFELFGVATTIRGLLSSQPDFTTQVPKIWQTYFSCPSDSKPGPLTGVIDVTRVGSEHGQLRYWATGSHWMAGLNSVRIPAQTYAVVKHCGPVSQLADTLEWFIFEWLPDSPYRGVDGFELERYPADYNCACDNAAMEYWLPITARTD
- a CDS encoding TonB-dependent siderophore receptor; the protein is MAVVKHSTFSPIAVAIMAAFATPFVLAAQADNPPVDTVTILGKTYRNTATKTTLAPQETPQGISVIEGEQLQQRAVTSLGQAVRYAPGVVTETKGGSVTLLDNFYIRGFESNQSYYDGMLVQYLKGWNLQPQIDPIAMQQVEIFKGPTSVLYGAMPPGGMVNVIAKKPQPQRHTELSVSGGSRNLKQVTLDTTGPLGDGDLRYRLLAKSRKQDGQVDGTEEERYVIAPSLDWQITDDTLLNLNLYYQKDPDMGMNSALPASGTVTGNPYGSTSPSTSAGDRNWSKFEREFWMLGYKIQHDFNAEWSLLQSLRYTDATLYQENTYHSAGQFDAVTGNLQRNIYSTDEDSHGIVVDNQLSGQVSWGSVEHNLLLGIDYQRLKGNSDYRTYQTTESDFGAFNLFAPDNNLLDRSSLTQTDLYAYDISIKQLGFYFQDQLRWNRWVLIGGGRFDHYTSSSEVSGYSTDADDNEFTYRVGALYEFDSGLAPFASFATSFSPVAGGDSQFGQPFKPETGKQVEVGVKYQSADMSKQGSISLYHILKNDVVVTDPSSADYQDDIQVGEVRSQGIEVEGRWWVTPGWDIAASYTYSDVEVTKDSANGLQGTTPIYVPEHSATLWSTYQIDQGVLDGSRVSAGARYVGSMMMDATNTQGKVPDYTMVDLSLGYDLGKISERLQGVSADVIASNLLDEKSYTCYDNMNCWYGAERTIEVKLGYQF
- the thiD gene encoding bifunctional hydroxymethylpyrimidine kinase/phosphomethylpyrimidine kinase, translated to MPQSDNQSQSSLNTPIVLTIAGSDSGGGAGIQADIKAISATGGYACSVITAITSQNTQGVSAILPVPVEHVESQLDAVFSDLDIVAVKIGMLADSNIIAAVARKLRQYQPRFVVLDPVMVATSGDLLLQSAAIDSLQRELLPLATLITPNLPEAAALTGLPLCEQESQLEAMSAALRALPCQAVLLKGGHLPGTSHSDDWLLSGADTAVFRAQRVDTQNTHGTGCTLSSAIACYLAQGFTLQDAIRHAKHYISRAIAHADELDVGRGHGPVHHFFALSPIPSSQLESL